A section of the Marmota flaviventris isolate mMarFla1 chromosome 19, mMarFla1.hap1, whole genome shotgun sequence genome encodes:
- the Tmem265 gene encoding transmembrane protein 265 — protein sequence MEDEEKAVEIMVSNTGAAHSPSPIRCCWLRLRYLAATSIICGCSCLGVMALVFAIKAEERHKAGRSEEAVHWGARARRLILASFAVWLAVLILAPLLLWLLSYAIAQAE from the exons ATGGAGGACGAGGAGAAGGCAGTGGAGATCATGGTGAGCAACACGGGAGCTGCTCATTCTCCATCCCCCATCCGCTGCTGCTGGCTCCGCCTCCGCTACTTGGCAGCTACTAGCATTATCTGTGGCTGCTCTTGCCTGGGAGTCATGGCTCTTGTGTTTGCCATCAAG GCAGAAGAGCGGCATAAGGCAGGCCGGTCCGAGGAGGCAGTACACTGGGGGGCCCGGGCCCGGAGGCTCATCCTGGCCAGCTTTGCTGTCTGGCTTGCTGTCCTTATTCTGGCCCCCCTGCTGCTATGGCTGCTCTCCTACGCCATCGCTCAGGCTGAGTGA